A genomic stretch from Candidatus Nitrotoga arctica includes:
- the truA gene encoding tRNA pseudouridine(38-40) synthase TruA — protein sequence MRIALGVEYDGSQYFGWQSQASGHTVQDALQVALSGIANELISVIAAGRTDTGVHALEQVVHFNTNVERPLTAWVRGVNALLPNSIAVLWAHPVPEEFHARFSAQARSYRYLLINRSVRNALQHGKAGWFHAPLNVEKMCEAAQYLLGEHDFSALRAAECQAKSPIKNLAQLDIQKQGDTIIFNLSANAFLHHMVRNIVGCLVYIGKGKHPPQWMREVLEGKERSLAAPTFAPDGLYLYRVTFDAKWKLPQLE from the coding sequence GTGAGAATCGCACTTGGTGTGGAATACGACGGTAGCCAGTATTTTGGCTGGCAAAGTCAAGCCAGTGGCCATACGGTGCAAGATGCATTGCAAGTTGCTTTGAGCGGCATTGCCAACGAGCTTATTTCAGTCATCGCAGCTGGGCGTACTGATACCGGTGTACACGCGCTGGAACAAGTAGTGCACTTTAATACCAACGTAGAAAGACCACTGACTGCTTGGGTACGTGGCGTCAATGCCTTGTTGCCGAATAGCATCGCAGTATTGTGGGCACATCCTGTGCCGGAAGAATTTCATGCACGTTTTTCTGCCCAGGCACGTAGTTACCGCTATCTGCTTATCAACCGCTCAGTGCGCAACGCCTTGCAGCATGGTAAAGCAGGCTGGTTTCATGCGCCACTGAATGTGGAGAAGATGTGTGAGGCCGCTCAGTATTTATTGGGGGAGCATGATTTTAGTGCACTGCGCGCCGCGGAATGCCAAGCCAAATCACCCATCAAAAACTTGGCGCAACTCGATATTCAAAAGCAAGGCGATACCATAATTTTCAATCTCAGCGCCAATGCTTTCCTGCACCATATGGTGCGCAACATCGTTGGTTGTCTGGTATATATTGGAAAAGGTAAGCACCCGCCGCAGTGGATGCGCGAAGTACTGGAGGGTAAAGAGCGTAGTCTTGCTGCACCAACCTTTGCACCAGATGGCTTGTATCTGTACCGGGTTACTTTCGATGCAAAATGGAAATTGCCACAACTTGAGTAG
- a CDS encoding MBL fold metallo-hydrolase, with product MIFRQLFEPLSSTYTYLLGCEETGQAVLIDPVIVSVDRDLAEISRLGLTLAYSLDTHIHADHITAARELKSKVGSKIAMPAFDRLPCADVGIEEGTPFNVGSIQLQPLHTPGHTDGHFSYLMGDRIFTGDSLLIEGCGRTDFQNGDADALYKSVREKLFSLPDECLVYPAHDYKDRRVSSIAQEKKRNPRLGEEYTLSQFKDIMANLNLPYPKFIDFAVPGNKLCGVCPDHLPENLEKYCGHMTVSPQG from the coding sequence ATGATCTTTCGTCAGTTGTTTGAGCCGTTATCAAGCACCTATACCTATTTGCTGGGCTGTGAGGAAACGGGGCAAGCTGTTCTCATTGATCCAGTTATCGTCTCGGTCGATCGTGATCTTGCCGAAATCAGTCGGCTTGGATTGACGCTGGCCTATAGTCTGGATACCCATATTCATGCAGATCACATCACCGCCGCTCGCGAATTAAAATCAAAAGTAGGAAGTAAAATTGCGATGCCGGCTTTTGATCGATTGCCTTGTGCAGATGTGGGAATTGAAGAGGGAACGCCGTTTAACGTGGGTAGCATCCAATTGCAGCCGTTGCATACCCCTGGGCATACTGACGGACACTTTTCCTATTTGATGGGCGACCGAATATTCACCGGTGACTCGTTGCTAATCGAGGGATGTGGCCGCACCGACTTTCAGAATGGCGACGCAGATGCGCTATACAAAAGCGTCAGAGAAAAGCTGTTTTCCTTGCCGGATGAGTGTCTCGTTTATCCCGCTCATGATTACAAAGACAGGCGCGTTTCTTCCATCGCGCAGGAAAAAAAACGTAATCCTCGCTTGGGTGAAGAGTACACGCTGTCGCAATTCAAAGATATTATGGCGAACCTCAATTTGCCATACCCCAAGTTCATTGATTTTGCAGTGCCAGGCAATAAACTGTGCGGCGTTTGCCCAGATCATCTGCCTGAAAATCTTGAGAAATATTGTGGTCATATGACCGTTAGTCCGCAAGGATAA
- the trpA gene encoding tryptophan synthase subunit alpha, with translation MSRIQTTFEKLKQRGGKALIPFITAGDPNPQITVPLMHALAEVGADIIEIGVPFSDPMADGPTIQRSSERALKHGVTLHDVLDMVAKFRARDASTPVVLMGYGNPIEAMSWERFATRCAQVGVDGVLTVDFPPEESHEAFGHLHRHGVDPIFLLAPTTSDERIAQVAKLARGYVYYVSLKGVTGAGHLDLSAIAQKIPHIRQHIGLPIGVGFGIRDADTARAVSKLCDGVVVGSRIVQEIEGSNEESVISNVSRLVKELRLAINQA, from the coding sequence ATGTCACGCATTCAGACCACATTTGAAAAACTTAAGCAACGCGGCGGTAAAGCGTTGATTCCCTTTATTACGGCAGGTGACCCTAACCCACAAATTACTGTTCCGCTGATGCATGCGCTGGCAGAGGTGGGTGCAGACATCATTGAAATTGGCGTGCCATTTTCCGATCCAATGGCGGATGGCCCAACTATACAGCGCTCTTCGGAGCGAGCACTCAAGCATGGCGTAACGTTGCATGACGTACTCGATATGGTGGCGAAATTTCGTGCTAGGGATGCAAGTACGCCCGTAGTGCTGATGGGTTATGGCAATCCTATTGAGGCAATGAGCTGGGAACGCTTCGCCACGCGCTGCGCGCAAGTGGGAGTGGACGGCGTGCTAACGGTGGATTTTCCGCCGGAAGAAAGCCACGAGGCGTTTGGTCACTTGCATCGGCATGGCGTGGATCCCATTTTTTTGCTTGCGCCTACTACATCCGATGAGCGTATCGCGCAGGTGGCCAAGCTGGCGCGCGGTTACGTATATTACGTGTCGCTTAAGGGTGTGACTGGGGCAGGGCATCTGGACTTGTCAGCTATAGCACAGAAAATTCCGCACATTCGACAGCACATCGGCCTGCCTATCGGCGTGGGCTTCGGTATTCGTGATGCAGATACAGCACGAGCGGTGTCAAAGCTGTGCGACGGCGTGGTAGTTGGCAGCCGCATCGTGCAGGAAATTGAGGGTTCGAACGAAGAATCTGTAATCTCCAATGTTTCAAGGCTGGTTAAGGAATTGCGCTTGGCAATAAATCAGGCCTAG
- the trpB gene encoding tryptophan synthase subunit beta, producing the protein MRLRKLAYNYPDSTGHFGPYGGIYVAETLMGALDELRVAYEHYSVDPEFKAEFAYELKHYVGRPSPIYHARHWSKRLNGAQIYLKREDLNHTGAHKVNNTVGQALLAKRMGKPRVIAETGAGQHGVATATVAARYGMECVVYMGAEDVKRQATNVYRMKLLGATVVPVESGSKTLKDALNEAMRDWVTNIENTFYIIGTVAGPHPYPMMVRDFNSVVSKECMVQMPELAGRQPDAVIACVGGGSNAMGIFHSYIDVPGVHLIGVEAAGSGIASGQHAAALTAGKPGVLHGNRTYLLQDENGQIIETHSISAGLDYPGVGPEHAWLKDSGRAQYVAIEDSEALQAFHDLCHYEGIIPALESSHALAYAAKIAPTMGHDKVLLVNLSGRGDKDMATVARASGIEL; encoded by the coding sequence ATGAGGTTAAGAAAATTGGCTTACAACTATCCTGACAGCACGGGTCATTTCGGACCTTACGGTGGTATTTATGTTGCCGAAACTTTAATGGGCGCGCTGGATGAGTTACGTGTCGCGTATGAGCATTATTCTGTTGATCCTGAGTTCAAGGCCGAGTTTGCCTATGAGCTAAAGCATTATGTCGGGCGTCCCAGCCCGATTTACCATGCGCGGCACTGGTCGAAACGGCTGAATGGCGCGCAAATTTATCTGAAGCGTGAAGATCTTAATCATACCGGCGCGCATAAGGTGAATAACACCGTAGGACAGGCGCTGCTGGCTAAGCGCATGGGCAAGCCGCGTGTGATCGCCGAGACCGGTGCGGGCCAGCACGGCGTAGCGACGGCTACCGTGGCGGCACGTTACGGCATGGAATGTGTAGTGTACATGGGCGCGGAGGACGTTAAACGTCAAGCCACTAATGTATATCGCATGAAGCTCTTGGGCGCCACTGTCGTGCCAGTAGAGAGCGGCTCCAAAACACTTAAGGATGCGCTCAATGAGGCGATGCGCGATTGGGTCACCAACATCGAAAATACTTTCTACATTATAGGCACTGTGGCTGGGCCGCATCCATATCCGATGATGGTGCGCGATTTTAATTCAGTGGTAAGCAAGGAATGTATGGTTCAGATGCCGGAATTGGCAGGACGTCAGCCGGATGCGGTGATCGCCTGCGTGGGCGGAGGCTCGAACGCCATGGGCATTTTTCATTCTTACATCGATGTGCCTGGTGTGCACCTTATCGGTGTGGAAGCGGCGGGCAGCGGCATTGCCAGTGGTCAACACGCAGCCGCACTGACTGCGGGTAAGCCGGGCGTGCTGCACGGTAATCGTACTTATTTGTTGCAGGATGAAAACGGTCAAATCATTGAAACACACTCTATTTCCGCCGGGTTGGATTATCCGGGCGTCGGCCCAGAACACGCATGGCTTAAAGACAGTGGGCGGGCGCAATATGTAGCTATTGAGGATAGTGAGGCGCTACAAGCTTTTCATGATCTATGTCATTATGAAGGCATTATTCCGGCGCTGGAATCCAGTCATGCTTTGGCTTATGCGGCCAAGATCGCACCAACGATGGGGCATGATAAAGTCCTGCTGGTCAATCTATCCGGACGCGGCGATAAGGACATGGCGACCGTAGCGCGGGCTTCTGGTATTGAACTGTAA
- a CDS encoding phosphoribosylanthranilate isomerase, whose translation MIRIKICGITRVEDALAAAYSGADALGLVFYDKSPRYVTLKQAALLAAAIPPFVTLVGLFVNASAEAVQEVLQQVPLDVLQFHGEEEPKFCAQFDRSYLKAVRVKYGVDLVQCAARYKDAQGLLLDAFIEGTHGGTGVSFDWTMIPQNLPLPVILSGGLHVNNVADAIKQVRPWAVDVSSGVEAAKGIKDAAKIAAFINEVKKIGLQLS comes from the coding sequence ATGATTCGTATTAAGATTTGCGGTATCACGCGTGTGGAAGATGCGCTGGCTGCCGCGTACAGCGGTGCAGATGCACTCGGACTGGTGTTCTATGATAAAAGTCCGCGCTATGTAACGCTGAAGCAGGCCGCTCTACTGGCGGCTGCGATTCCGCCGTTCGTGACGCTGGTGGGGTTGTTTGTGAATGCCAGCGCAGAAGCGGTGCAAGAGGTATTGCAGCAAGTACCGTTGGATGTATTGCAATTTCACGGGGAAGAAGAACCAAAGTTCTGCGCGCAGTTCGATCGCTCTTATTTGAAGGCGGTGCGAGTCAAATATGGGGTGGATTTGGTACAATGTGCGGCGCGTTATAAAGATGCGCAGGGTTTGTTGCTTGATGCATTCATCGAAGGCACGCATGGCGGCACGGGGGTATCCTTTGACTGGACAATGATTCCGCAAAATTTGCCCCTTCCTGTAATTTTGTCCGGGGGCTTGCACGTGAATAATGTGGCGGATGCAATCAAGCAGGTGCGGCCTTGGGCCGTGGATGTTTCCAGCGGTGTGGAAGCTGCGAAAGGAATTAAGGATGCAGCGAAAATCGCCGCATTCATCAATGAGGTTAAGAAAATTGGCTTACAACTATCCTGA
- the accD gene encoding acetyl-CoA carboxylase, carboxyltransferase subunit beta, with product MSWFQKLLPPKIKRRELGEESKKNVPEGLWHKCPSCQGVLYYSDLEKNKSVCPKCNHHHRVTARTRLNWLLDAEGRFEIGAEVQPLDTLKFKDSRKYSERLTAAQRDTGESDALVVMQGSVHAIPLVAAVFEFSFMGGSMGSVVGERFVRGVQLATEQKAPFVCFAASGGARMQEGLLSLMQMAKTCAALTQLSAEKLPFISVLTDPTMGGVSASFAFMGDVVIAEPGAMIGFAGARVIQQTVRETLPEGFQRAEFLMEHGAIDMIVDRRQMRDQLATLITLLTKQPTVMAVEGASANFAID from the coding sequence ATGAGTTGGTTTCAAAAATTATTGCCCCCAAAAATTAAGCGTAGGGAGTTGGGGGAAGAGAGCAAGAAGAATGTGCCAGAAGGACTGTGGCACAAATGTCCATCATGTCAGGGGGTACTGTACTACTCTGATTTGGAGAAAAACAAAAGTGTTTGCCCCAAGTGCAATCATCATCACCGTGTTACCGCGCGCACTCGGCTGAACTGGCTCTTAGATGCGGAGGGGCGTTTCGAGATTGGTGCTGAAGTGCAGCCGCTGGATACGCTGAAATTTAAAGATAGCAGAAAATACAGTGAACGCCTGACGGCGGCGCAGCGGGACACTGGTGAGAGTGATGCGCTGGTGGTAATGCAGGGAAGTGTACATGCCATCCCGCTGGTGGCGGCAGTGTTCGAATTCAGCTTCATGGGCGGCTCCATGGGATCGGTAGTGGGAGAACGCTTCGTGCGCGGTGTGCAGCTTGCTACCGAACAGAAAGCCCCTTTCGTGTGTTTTGCCGCCAGCGGGGGGGCGCGCATGCAAGAAGGATTGTTATCGTTGATGCAAATGGCAAAAACCTGTGCCGCGCTGACCCAATTGAGTGCAGAAAAACTGCCATTCATTTCGGTGCTGACCGATCCGACTATGGGCGGCGTGTCCGCCAGTTTTGCTTTCATGGGCGATGTAGTAATTGCTGAACCCGGCGCAATGATCGGCTTTGCCGGTGCGCGGGTGATTCAGCAGACAGTGCGCGAGACGCTACCGGAAGGCTTTCAGCGCGCGGAATTTTTAATGGAACATGGTGCTATTGACATGATTGTGGATCGTCGCCAAATGCGCGACCAGCTCGCTACGCTAATTACGCTGCTTACCAAGCAGCCGACGGTCATGGCAGTGGAGGGCGCCAGTGCAAACTTTGCCATAGATTAG
- a CDS encoding MltR family transcriptional regulator → MGVAWVEEALVAAIQAFLEKDKSAWDRLFRKSGPLSSLSAKIDLARLLGMTSNAISSDLHILREVRNEFAHSLFDKDNASLSFITPRIKDKCLALRCIRHESNTEPRTVFISACAMLNSDFYMHEFFGVPLVDGGRVTVYGE, encoded by the coding sequence GTGGGCGTGGCTTGGGTCGAGGAGGCGTTAGTAGCTGCAATTCAGGCCTTTCTCGAAAAAGACAAATCTGCCTGGGATCGCCTTTTTCGCAAGAGTGGACCGCTGTCGTCTCTCTCCGCGAAGATTGATCTTGCGAGACTCCTAGGAATGACGAGCAACGCAATTTCATCTGATTTGCACATTCTGCGAGAGGTTCGCAATGAGTTTGCACACTCTCTTTTTGACAAGGACAATGCCTCGCTCTCGTTCATAACTCCTAGAATTAAGGACAAGTGCTTGGCATTGCGCTGCATACGGCACGAGAGTAATACAGAGCCCCGTACCGTATTCATTAGTGCCTGTGCAATGCTGAATTCGGATTTCTATATGCACGAATTCTTCGGAGTTCCATTGGTTGACGGTGGGCGCGTTACAGTTTATGGCGAATGA